The Drosophila nasuta strain 15112-1781.00 chromosome 2R, ASM2355853v1, whole genome shotgun sequence genome segment catttgAAGTCAGCTTATAGAGGCATTATGTTGTGTTGATAAGAGCCATGGTGCTGAGTAATATTATTGGgcttaacaattttttgttgaaaCTGCAGATATTGGACGAATTGCATAATTCGCCACGACAATAGCAATGGATATTTGTAGATCCGGCTAAGTTGTTAACTTGAATTTCTGTGCATCCTTCTTTGTACACTTCCTGTACTAAATGTTCTTGCTCCCATTGCTTATTGCGAAAAAcctaaaaataacttaaataatattaagacaataaagaaaacaatggACTAATACCTGAGTCGTATTTTTTTGCTGAGCACAGCCTCTTGTTATAGTTTCTTGTTTCTGTCCATTTTGAAGATGCAATGTGGAAATAGTTTTCAAGCACATTGTGGAATATGGGCATTTAGCCATATAGTGCGATgacttttcaaattttgaacACAATGGTGTAATAATGGTTACattgtcaataaaaaatttttccaCAGTTACTGAGCATTTGTAGCATTCCAGAATTTCTAAACAAttggctaaaaataaaaatatttaataattaaaatggaaattaagCTTCagagtatattttagtgtatTATCTATAATGATCAAAAACATTCCATCGTATACACATAGAAATCTGTATATTTTGGCTTAGGAAAAACTTTAAGAGATGTCATACtccaaatcaaaaaattagcgtataaattataaaataataaatggcTTTATAAAAAATAGCTCGGGATTAGAAAAAATATGGATACTACAGTCGCGTATGCTCAAAGGTGAGATACCCGCtccaattttcaataaaatcaaaacattgaggaattgttaaattatttataccaaaaaaaaacttaagtATGTTTTTGGCATGTTGATAATGTTGGTTGCCACTCCTTATGactgcaattattattttatgttttaaaaatCGTGACGGGGTTGAAAATACGCTTTTGCTTCgaattttctttttccaaCCAACCAACTAAATTATACTTGCTTATAATATCTTTCTTTACTATGGGTTGCGAGCATACAAATTAATTCCCCAAAAAAGATATAAGTAAAAGATATGGTAACATTTATCATATGTCCAGAGGCTTATGAATGTTAATTtgcttatatatataaaaattattattttttttagtgttttttttttggcctgTACGTGACTTACGTTCTTGCCCTAAATATTCGCAAAAGAAAAGGTTGTGTTGGAGTAACATTCttaaacacactcacattcagtaatagttttaaaataagGGGTTATGTTcctaaaatttaaaattggcaataacaaaatttgtatattcttCCAATTTGCTCAGCTATTAATAAATCTTcctacataaaaaaaatataatttccatatgtttttaacatttttgagtatttaaaaagtttaacatgttaattaattaatttgatacCATTTTTATTAAGGGTACAAATACATAGAAACTTTTGGCTAGTTTTAACAAATGTATGAGATCAAATTTGaagtatacaaaatgtattcattattatttgctaAGGTTTTCAGCGAATTGCTTGACCAAAGAGTTTGTTTTCACTGaataaaaaatcaaagatCATAATTAGTTTAGATAAACAGCGCcattttttcacattttttttttacataagAATCAATTTATCTGAATTTCATTGCCAAATAAGTTTccgattaaaaatattaattgtttatcTAATTCCCTTCTACTTTGTAGTGAAATCTACTCTATAACTAACCATAACACATCACTCAATATGTCTATGATTAGCATAGAAAAAACTTAGAAGTACGGTTCTTCGCAAGACAATATaaagtttaattatatttcgTTAATTCTCgcaatacatatacaaatatcgttttatttttgcgcAATTCAGTTCGGCAGCTGTTCGTTTTAACAGTTCCAGTGTGTGGATCTCAACTCAGCTGTTCCACAGatgaaaaaatagaaaacctACATATTTTCTCGCACTTATATCGCCCAGgccaaaatataaatattttaattatattggAATGAAAGCTTATCAAAACTGTGGAGTCGTAGAACTGCAATTAAAgtcttcaattaaaaaaaaatgtaaccCAGTTGCAATAAAATGTGCTTGGGATATTGTTActatgaaaatagaaaaagaattCGAACTCATCTGTTTCTGTTTTACATGTTTCTGTTTTACAATTGCATTGCTatacatttttagttttttaccAATTTACGCAAAGGTTCACACTAAAATGTGGGAAACATGCGAAATATTTAGCAAGGCAAAAATTTAGtgtttcaaattaatttcgtGTCCTGTTATCGCTGTTATTTTATGACAAAGTTCTGTGCAAGCtacgaaataaaatatttggacTCTGAGCCATCGAAAATTAgtaattttagaatttaaacTTGGTCTTT includes the following:
- the LOC132784497 gene encoding uncharacterized protein LOC132784497 isoform X2, producing the protein MVSVPNCLEILECYKCSVTVEKFFIDNVTIITPLCSKFEKSSHYMAKCPYSTMCLKTISTLHLQNGQKQETITRGCAQQKNTTQVFRNKQWEQEHLVQEVYKEGCTEIQVNNLAGSTNIHCYCRGELCNSSNICSFNKKLLSPIILLSTMALINTT
- the LOC132784497 gene encoding uncharacterized protein LOC132784497 isoform X1, translating into MLNMRPHCVCTNLIQSVCFLTFATILANCLEILECYKCSVTVEKFFIDNVTIITPLCSKFEKSSHYMAKCPYSTMCLKTISTLHLQNGQKQETITRGCAQQKNTTQVFRNKQWEQEHLVQEVYKEGCTEIQVNNLAGSTNIHCYCRGELCNSSNICSFNKKLLSPIILLSTMALINTT